The Castanea sativa cultivar Marrone di Chiusa Pesio chromosome 11, ASM4071231v1 genome contains a region encoding:
- the LOC142614853 gene encoding cytochrome c oxidase-assembly factor COX23, mitochondrial isoform X2, which translates to MASKASTPPYPSASKLSDSLCYSQYSASLKCLEEYGSDKSKCQEHFDIYKECKKKEREARLERNRNRSFFS; encoded by the exons ATGGCATCGAAAGCTTCAACACCGCCATATCCGAGCGCTTCGAAACTCTCTGATTCTCTATGTTATTCTCAATATTCTGCTTCTCTCAAAT GTTTAGAAGAATATGGCTCAGACAAGAGTAAATGTCAAGAACATTTTGATATTTACAAGGAATGCAAGAAAAAGGAG AGGGAAGCTCGATTAGAACGCAATAGGAATAGATCATTCTTCTCATGA
- the LOC142614853 gene encoding uncharacterized protein LOC142614853 isoform X1: MASKASTPPYPSASKLSDSLCYSQYSASLKCLEEYGSDKSKCQEHFDIYKECKKKEIKHVASCIVTLKLFCSYRCHFSDGASLNRCLDGREWKKYVPLFLK; this comes from the exons ATGGCATCGAAAGCTTCAACACCGCCATATCCGAGCGCTTCGAAACTCTCTGATTCTCTATGTTATTCTCAATATTCTGCTTCTCTCAAAT GTTTAGAAGAATATGGCTCAGACAAGAGTAAATGTCAAGAACATTTTGATATTTACAAGGAATGCAAGAAAAAGGAG ATTAAACATGTGGCTTCCTGCATTGTAACACTGAAACTATTTTGTTCTTATAGATGCCATTTTAGCGATGGTGCTTCTTTAAATAGATGCCTGGATGGTCGTGAGTGGAAGAAATATGTTCCACTGTTTCTTAAGTAG